From a single Sphaeramia orbicularis chromosome 4, fSphaOr1.1, whole genome shotgun sequence genomic region:
- the atp1b1a gene encoding sodium/potassium-transporting ATPase subunit beta-1a isoform X2: MSANKDSDGGWKTFLWNSEKKEFLGRTGGSWFKIFLFYVIFYGCLAGIFIGTIQAMMLTLSNYKPTYQDRVAPPGLSHTPRSDKSEIVFSMNDDSTYAKYLESMKKLLALYETSLQTDDRNFEDCGGTPQTYVERGPLESNQGKRKACRFDRTWLGDCSGLDDPNFGFKDGKPCLLVKLNRIVNFRPKAPSGNSSLPDALQGKVQPNLIPIFCKNKREEDAGKIGEIKYFGFNGGFPLQYYPYYGKLLHPQYLQPLVAIQFTNLTMAQELRIECKAFGANINYSEKDRYQGRFDVKITVNS, encoded by the exons ATGTCGGCAAATAAGGACAGTGACGGCGGGTGGAAAACATTTCTGTGGAATTCAGAGAAGAAGGAGTTTCTAGGACGAACAGGGGGCAGTTGGT TTAAAATCTTCTTGTTCTACGTGATTTTCTATGGATGCTTGGCTGGAATTTTCATTGGGACCATTCAGGCAATGATGCTCACATTAAGCAACTACAAACCAACCTATCAGGACAGAGTTGCTCCCCCAG gtctatCACACACACCACGATCAGACAAATCAGAAATAGTTTTCAGTATGAATGATGACTCTACATATGCCAAATACCTTGAGTCCATGAAGAAATTGCTTGCGCTGTATGAGACCAGCCTCCAGACCGATGACAGGAATTTTGAAGACTGTGGAGGTAC TCCTCAGACATATGTGGAACGTGGACCACTGGAGAGTAATCAAGGAAAGAGGAAAGCTTGTCGCTTCGACAGGACCTGGCTGGGGGACTGTTCAGGGCTAGATGATCCCAATTTTGGCTTCAAGGACGGAAAACCTTGCCTTCTTGTCAAGCTCAACAGGATTGTCAACTTCAGACCAAAG gctCCCTCTGGCAATTCTTCTCTCCCAGATGCTCTGCAGGGCAAAGTTCAACCCAACCTGATTCCCATTTTCTGCAAAAATAAG AGGGAGGAGGATGCAGGCAAGATCGGAGAGATCAAGTACTTTGGCTTCAACGGCGGCTTTCCTCTTCAGTACTACCCATACTACGGCAAGCTGCTGCACCCCCAGTACCTGCAGCCCTTGGTGGCCATTCAGTTTACCAACCTCACGATGGCTCAGGAGCTGCGCATCGAGTGCAAAGCATTCGGAGCAAACATTAACTACAGCGAGAAAGACCGTTACCAAGGACGTTTTGATGTTAAGATCACAGTCAACTCATGA
- the atp1b1a gene encoding sodium/potassium-transporting ATPase subunit beta-1a isoform X1, which produces MSANKDSDGGWKTFLWNSEKKEFLGRTGGSWFKIFLFYVIFYGCLAGIFIGTIQAMMLTLSNYKPTYQDRVAPPGLSHTPRSDKSEIVFSMNDDSTYAKYLESMKKLLALYETSLQTDDRNFEDCGASPQTYVERGPLESNQGKRKACRFDRTWLGDCSGLDDPNFGFKDGKPCLLVKLNRIVNFRPKAPSGNSSLPDALQGKVQPNLIPIFCKNKREEDAGKIGEIKYFGFNGGFPLQYYPYYGKLLHPQYLQPLVAIQFTNLTMAQELRIECKAFGANINYSEKDRYQGRFDVKITVNS; this is translated from the exons ATGTCGGCAAATAAGGACAGTGACGGCGGGTGGAAAACATTTCTGTGGAATTCAGAGAAGAAGGAGTTTCTAGGACGAACAGGGGGCAGTTGGT TTAAAATCTTCTTGTTCTACGTGATTTTCTATGGATGCTTGGCTGGAATTTTCATTGGGACCATTCAGGCAATGATGCTCACATTAAGCAACTACAAACCAACCTATCAGGACAGAGTTGCTCCCCCAG gtctatCACACACACCACGATCAGACAAATCAGAAATAGTTTTCAGTATGAATGATGACTCTACATATGCCAAATACCTTGAGTCCATGAAGAAATTGCTTGCGCTGTATGAGACCAGCCTCCAGACCGATGACAGGAATTTTGAAGACTGTGGAG CCAGTCCTCAGACATATGTGGAACGTGGACCACTGGAGAGTAATCAAGGAAAGAGGAAAGCTTGTCGCTTCGACAGGACCTGGCTGGGGGACTGTTCAGGGCTAGATGATCCCAATTTTGGCTTCAAGGACGGAAAACCTTGCCTTCTTGTCAAGCTCAACAGGATTGTCAACTTCAGACCAAAG gctCCCTCTGGCAATTCTTCTCTCCCAGATGCTCTGCAGGGCAAAGTTCAACCCAACCTGATTCCCATTTTCTGCAAAAATAAG AGGGAGGAGGATGCAGGCAAGATCGGAGAGATCAAGTACTTTGGCTTCAACGGCGGCTTTCCTCTTCAGTACTACCCATACTACGGCAAGCTGCTGCACCCCCAGTACCTGCAGCCCTTGGTGGCCATTCAGTTTACCAACCTCACGATGGCTCAGGAGCTGCGCATCGAGTGCAAAGCATTCGGAGCAAACATTAACTACAGCGAGAAAGACCGTTACCAAGGACGTTTTGATGTTAAGATCACAGTCAACTCATGA